One genomic window of Eggerthella timonensis includes the following:
- a CDS encoding helix-turn-helix transcriptional regulator, which translates to MGSAQQHVSGRARSSSVSFRPALLGAGLLFSVFLNTIRFFPALETDVAFSLHPFAVYTGWGLLGCGVVLAALAFLAKRADRPAPDLTRTAPVLMGACLTAIGLQFVLPLYAQLPLPFIEPAVFGVAFGVGLTMLTAAWGSVFARLEPENLLFNSALGIMLAAIVHFAAEPISPSSVGLAMIACSLAASVALLFVARTLEEPAASQTVDTEITGSEDHRARLRKALAILWMPLVGACITCFIFGLTWDPVISSEQTRLPDPLGAWKSLIGPSLLAVVVALIVLRKADSSPLRLLNQAVYPIAVALLLALPVISTDSDITAGIIDVLTQASFAVIALAIWCSMASAARSVPLAAAFVFPACLVLLAFAFVAGLCGIAFIGTDGRAICLVMLTVYLALIAISFAQGSRQREGRRTEPRGADDSRTYIHRRCDTLAAERGLSPREREVLYYLGRGYNHGYVAEKLYISENTVRTHVRHIYGKLGIGSREELLALIDAEDPETAGASR; encoded by the coding sequence ATGGGAAGCGCACAACAACACGTTTCAGGGCGGGCGCGATCATCGTCCGTCTCGTTCAGGCCTGCGTTGCTGGGCGCCGGCCTGCTGTTCTCCGTGTTTCTCAACACGATCCGGTTCTTTCCCGCACTGGAAACGGACGTCGCCTTCTCGCTGCATCCCTTTGCGGTGTACACCGGCTGGGGTCTGCTCGGTTGCGGCGTCGTTCTGGCAGCGCTCGCTTTCCTCGCGAAACGCGCCGACCGTCCCGCGCCCGACCTCACCCGCACCGCGCCGGTGCTGATGGGAGCCTGCCTCACCGCGATCGGCTTGCAGTTCGTGCTGCCGCTGTACGCACAGCTGCCGTTGCCGTTCATCGAGCCTGCCGTGTTCGGCGTGGCGTTCGGGGTAGGACTCACCATGCTCACCGCAGCTTGGGGATCGGTGTTCGCACGGCTCGAGCCCGAGAACCTGCTGTTCAACAGCGCGCTCGGCATTATGCTCGCAGCCATCGTCCATTTCGCCGCCGAGCCGATTTCGCCCTCGTCGGTCGGATTGGCGATGATCGCCTGCTCGCTGGCAGCCTCCGTCGCGCTGCTGTTCGTTGCGCGCACTCTCGAGGAGCCTGCCGCATCGCAGACCGTCGATACCGAGATCACTGGAAGCGAAGACCATCGCGCACGACTGCGCAAGGCGCTCGCTATCTTGTGGATGCCTCTCGTGGGAGCATGCATCACCTGCTTCATCTTCGGGCTCACCTGGGATCCTGTCATCTCCAGCGAGCAGACCCGCCTGCCCGACCCGCTGGGCGCATGGAAATCGCTCATCGGCCCATCGCTGTTGGCGGTTGTTGTCGCGCTCATCGTGCTGCGGAAAGCGGATTCGTCGCCGCTGCGCCTGCTCAATCAAGCCGTGTACCCGATCGCCGTAGCCCTGCTGCTAGCGCTGCCGGTGATCAGCACCGACAGCGACATCACCGCGGGCATCATCGACGTGCTCACCCAGGCCAGCTTCGCCGTGATCGCGCTGGCCATATGGTGCAGCATGGCAAGCGCCGCCCGAAGCGTGCCTCTCGCCGCCGCGTTCGTATTCCCCGCCTGCCTCGTGCTGCTGGCGTTCGCGTTCGTAGCCGGCCTGTGCGGCATCGCCTTCATCGGCACCGACGGGCGCGCCATCTGCCTCGTCATGCTCACCGTGTACCTGGCACTCATCGCCATCTCGTTCGCGCAGGGGTCACGGCAGCGCGAAGGCCGCCGCACCGAGCCGCGTGGAGCGGACGACTCGCGCACGTACATCCACCGCCGTTGCGACACGCTTGCCGCCGAGCGCGGATTATCGCCGCGCGAACGTGAGGTTCTGTACTACCTGGGGCGCGGCTACAACCATGGCTACGTCGCCGAGAAGCTCTACATTTCCGAGAACACGGTACGCACCCATGTGCGGCACATTTACGGGAAACTGGGCATCGGCTCCCGAGAGGAGTTGCTTGCGCTCATCGACGCCGAAGACCCGGAAACGGCGGGAGCGTCGCGATGA
- a CDS encoding MFS transporter, giving the protein MRQHMTNETSGERRSRRLHPAWLILIACCFLQAGGMGTINNAAGIMVPAVLGDLQFSQGSFMLYFTIQGLCMTAALPVAGKLLSKVSMRVLVSVGMVVAALAFAAMGQFHAEWQWYVAGAVLGTASAFAFLLPAPIMIGNWFKKKAGLAMGIAMACSGIGGAVMNPLGGALIQSLGWRPTYAVLAVIAAALVLPFSLLVMKYKPADPRDAYGVGDEETATADANDGESEAAAGVSAKRAVRSLAFVCVFLVAGFVALESAFLQLMPTYAGTVGLAAVAAFLPSIAMISNIVGKLVLGWLTDAVGPRNATLCGFGVGAAAFALFLVSNGNVALVMAGAALFGVLTSMVTVTVPLLVRSAFGSKDYGALFSYVSIGTSLVGSLGISVYGFLFDRFGSYDPGLLLGIGASVAGAALLVVGMAAAKRLWAPVSGRGGSSLVDEVPAA; this is encoded by the coding sequence ATGCGACAGCACATGACGAACGAAACGAGCGGTGAACGGCGTTCGCGCCGACTGCATCCGGCATGGCTCATCCTCATCGCTTGCTGCTTTCTGCAAGCGGGCGGCATGGGCACCATCAACAACGCGGCGGGCATCATGGTTCCCGCTGTGCTCGGCGATTTGCAGTTCTCGCAAGGGAGCTTCATGCTGTACTTCACGATTCAGGGTTTATGCATGACGGCAGCGCTCCCTGTGGCGGGCAAGTTGCTGTCGAAGGTAAGCATGCGCGTGCTCGTGAGCGTCGGCATGGTGGTGGCCGCTCTCGCGTTCGCGGCGATGGGCCAGTTCCATGCGGAATGGCAGTGGTATGTGGCCGGAGCGGTGCTGGGAACGGCCTCGGCGTTCGCGTTTCTGCTTCCGGCGCCTATCATGATCGGCAACTGGTTCAAGAAAAAGGCAGGCCTGGCGATGGGCATCGCCATGGCCTGCTCGGGCATCGGCGGGGCGGTGATGAACCCGCTGGGTGGCGCGCTCATCCAATCGTTGGGCTGGAGGCCCACATACGCCGTGCTCGCCGTAATCGCTGCGGCGCTGGTGCTGCCGTTCTCGTTGCTGGTGATGAAGTACAAGCCCGCCGATCCGCGCGATGCGTACGGGGTGGGCGACGAGGAGACGGCGACAGCCGACGCGAATGATGGAGAGTCCGAGGCTGCAGCGGGGGTTTCGGCGAAGCGTGCCGTGCGCTCGCTGGCGTTCGTGTGCGTGTTCCTGGTGGCGGGTTTCGTTGCGCTCGAAAGCGCGTTCTTGCAGCTGATGCCCACGTACGCGGGCACGGTAGGCCTCGCTGCCGTCGCCGCATTCCTTCCCTCGATCGCCATGATCAGCAACATCGTGGGAAAGCTCGTGTTGGGCTGGCTCACCGATGCGGTGGGTCCGCGGAACGCCACTTTGTGCGGATTCGGCGTGGGGGCGGCGGCGTTCGCCCTGTTCCTGGTTTCGAACGGAAACGTTGCGCTCGTCATGGCCGGTGCAGCGTTGTTCGGCGTGCTCACCTCGATGGTGACGGTGACCGTCCCGCTGCTCGTGCGCAGCGCATTCGGGTCGAAGGATTACGGTGCGCTGTTCTCGTACGTGAGCATCGGAACGTCGCTCGTCGGGTCGCTCGGCATATCGGTGTACGGATTCCTGTTCGATCGCTTCGGATCGTACGATCCGGGGCTGCTGCTCGGCATCGGGGCGAGCGTGGCAGGCGCGGCGCTGCTCGTGGTGGGCATGGCTGCCGCGAAGCGCCTTTGGGCGCCGGTGTCCGGACGAGGCGGATCGAGCCTCGTGGACGAGGTGCCTGCGGCTTAG
- a CDS encoding BRO family protein codes for MAPIQSLKLYEDSRIRALWNEDEEEWYFSVVDVVAVLTESSNPRRYWSDLKRKLQEEGSEVYDKIVHLKMKAPDGKLRETDVATTPQVLRIVQSIPSPKAEPFKLWLAQVGAERIEETVDPEQGIDRALETYLKKGYSPEWVNQRLQAISVRKELTDEWLERGVSKGSEFAILTDEISKAWAGMTTRQYKNHKGLSKENLRDNMSTLELVLNMLAEATTTELSKVEEPDTFEQNKEVAQRGGSVAGNAREEIEAQTGRPVITSKNAQDFRRVLGDVIEAAAAELSGEEDSQEDVADAPSRA; via the coding sequence ATGGCACCCATCCAATCTCTCAAGCTGTACGAGGATTCCCGCATTCGCGCTCTTTGGAACGAAGACGAGGAAGAGTGGTATTTCTCGGTGGTCGACGTTGTGGCGGTGCTGACTGAGAGCAGCAATCCTCGCAGGTATTGGAGCGACCTCAAACGTAAGCTGCAGGAGGAGGGAAGCGAAGTGTACGATAAAATCGTACACTTGAAAATGAAGGCGCCTGATGGCAAGCTTCGTGAAACCGATGTAGCTACGACGCCTCAGGTTCTCCGCATCGTCCAATCCATCCCCTCTCCGAAGGCCGAGCCCTTCAAGCTGTGGCTCGCCCAGGTTGGCGCCGAGCGCATCGAGGAAACCGTCGATCCTGAGCAGGGTATCGACCGCGCGCTCGAGACGTATCTCAAAAAGGGCTACAGCCCTGAATGGGTGAACCAGCGCTTGCAGGCGATCTCGGTGCGCAAAGAGTTGACCGACGAGTGGCTCGAGCGCGGCGTATCGAAAGGGTCGGAGTTCGCCATCCTCACGGATGAGATTTCGAAAGCGTGGGCTGGCATGACCACACGCCAATACAAGAACCATAAAGGCCTGTCGAAGGAGAACCTTCGAGACAACATGAGCACGCTCGAGCTGGTGCTCAACATGCTTGCCGAGGCGACGACGACGGAGCTGTCGAAAGTCGAAGAGCCTGACACGTTCGAGCAAAACAAGGAGGTTGCTCAGAGGGGCGGTTCCGTGGCGGGCAACGCGCGCGAGGAGATCGAGGCCCAGACTGGCAGGCCGGTCATCACGTCGAAGAATGCCCAAGACTTCAGGAGGGTTCTTGGCGATGTGATAGAGGCCGCGGCCGCAGAGCTGAGCGGCGAAGAGGATTCTCAGGAGGATGTCGCTGACGCGCCTTCGCGAGCCTGA
- a CDS encoding coproporphyrinogen III oxidase produces MTEKRDAIVQVSVPFCVKDDALRRDGMILGWDSQRMARYADALVAEIEANAGQFDDCRVRAVRLGGGVASNAGADVARIVRAVRQACDVAEDAPVTMRSSIANVSGATMPFFRRAGVTRFDFEMLSLNPVDFARLNRVDNLNDLPIICDHFLHSYANDTLGFVLAFGHRARDGEDGALTVRRTALAAARSHATHVALARVAPELKAESEELARQLGEMRNALVEHGFVEYLPLRFARTGKEDRFAQLSAEGVPQVGFGLGAVTRLDGVESVNTCDLDRYCTAKGDFAQITEDVRKAG; encoded by the coding sequence ATGACAGAGAAACGCGATGCGATCGTGCAGGTGTCCGTTCCGTTTTGCGTGAAGGACGACGCGCTCAGACGCGACGGCATGATCCTTGGATGGGATAGCCAGCGTATGGCGCGTTACGCGGATGCGCTTGTGGCCGAGATAGAGGCGAACGCGGGGCAGTTCGACGATTGTCGCGTGCGCGCCGTGCGGTTGGGCGGCGGCGTGGCATCAAACGCGGGCGCGGATGTCGCGCGCATCGTGCGCGCCGTGCGGCAGGCCTGCGACGTAGCCGAAGACGCGCCCGTCACCATGCGCTCGTCTATCGCGAACGTGAGCGGCGCCACCATGCCGTTCTTCCGGCGTGCCGGCGTGACACGCTTCGACTTCGAGATGCTGTCGCTCAACCCCGTCGACTTCGCGCGCCTCAATCGGGTGGATAATCTGAACGACCTGCCCATCATCTGCGACCATTTCCTGCACTCCTATGCGAACGACACGCTGGGGTTCGTGCTGGCGTTCGGTCATAGGGCGCGCGACGGGGAGGACGGCGCGCTCACCGTGCGGCGCACGGCGCTTGCGGCTGCGCGCTCGCATGCGACGCACGTTGCATTGGCGCGGGTGGCCCCCGAGCTGAAGGCGGAATCCGAGGAGCTGGCGCGCCAGTTGGGCGAGATGCGCAACGCCTTGGTCGAGCACGGGTTCGTCGAGTACCTCCCGCTGCGCTTTGCGCGCACGGGAAAGGAGGATCGCTTCGCGCAGCTGTCCGCCGAAGGCGTGCCGCAGGTGGGCTTCGGCCTGGGCGCCGTCACGCGCCTCGATGGCGTCGAGAGCGTGAACACGTGCGATCTCGACCGCTACTGCACTGCAAAGGGCGACTTCGCTCAGATCACGGAAGACGTGCGCAAGGCGGGGTAG
- a CDS encoding DUF6323 family protein, whose product MGFDLSAGWQQGLQVAASRDDLTACNEATAAYGLSLTEEQMVGLAERRHEALRATGRVEFGRGALRDIVAAFRDSPYLLQETYAETLADVQDAFYRYKEEAETCGGISDDELVSALRTAFDERVHGAVDALEGVKLAELRAQVAGQLAGEYDETTQREAEEEESDDEDDERLHDEFDRVFDEERLGRPSNEFAAEYYDGYDELYRIGFDANSRIGGSSFL is encoded by the coding sequence ATGGGGTTTGATTTGTCCGCAGGCTGGCAGCAGGGTTTGCAGGTTGCGGCGTCGCGGGATGACCTGACGGCTTGCAACGAGGCGACGGCGGCGTACGGGCTGAGCCTCACGGAGGAGCAGATGGTCGGTCTCGCCGAGCGCCGGCACGAAGCGCTTCGGGCGACAGGGCGCGTGGAGTTCGGGCGCGGGGCGTTGCGCGACATCGTCGCGGCGTTTCGCGATTCGCCGTACCTGCTTCAGGAGACGTATGCCGAGACGCTCGCGGACGTGCAGGATGCGTTCTACCGCTACAAGGAGGAGGCTGAAACGTGCGGCGGGATATCCGACGACGAGTTGGTTTCCGCGTTGCGCACGGCGTTCGACGAGCGTGTGCACGGTGCGGTTGACGCGCTCGAGGGCGTGAAGCTGGCGGAGCTGCGCGCGCAGGTTGCGGGCCAGTTGGCGGGGGAGTACGACGAGACGACGCAGCGCGAGGCGGAGGAAGAGGAGAGCGATGACGAGGACGACGAACGACTGCACGACGAGTTCGACCGTGTGTTCGACGAAGAACGCCTCGGGCGACCCAGCAACGAATTCGCCGCGGAGTACTACGACGGCTACGACGAGCTGTACCGTATCGGATTCGACGCGAACAGCCGCATCGGAGGATCCTCGTTTCTGTGA
- a CDS encoding GNAT family N-acetyltransferase, translated as MDAEFVNLTPENLADEHLSCIIRVRKPHPGVEAKRAWLADRLREGHVFRKLQVKDPVFIEYAPLETAWVPIAGDNYLYVYCLWAYGTSKGKGYGRALMEYCLDDARAQGKSGVCMLGSKKQKSWLSDQSFAKKFGFEAVDATDDGYELLALSFDGTVPSFTPRAKAQAIERDELTIYYDFQCPYVPGHIAAVQRYCEENEVPLTLIPVDSLQAAKDLPCVFNNWAVFYQGKFETVNLLDAAYLKRILKK; from the coding sequence ATGGACGCCGAATTCGTCAACCTTACGCCGGAGAACCTCGCCGACGAGCACCTGTCCTGCATCATCCGCGTCAGAAAGCCCCATCCGGGCGTCGAGGCGAAGCGCGCGTGGCTCGCCGACCGGCTGCGCGAGGGCCATGTGTTCCGGAAACTGCAGGTGAAAGACCCGGTGTTCATCGAATACGCCCCGCTCGAAACGGCGTGGGTCCCCATCGCGGGAGACAACTACCTGTACGTGTACTGCCTCTGGGCGTACGGCACCTCCAAGGGGAAGGGCTACGGGCGCGCGCTCATGGAGTACTGCTTGGATGACGCTCGGGCGCAGGGCAAATCGGGCGTGTGCATGCTGGGTTCGAAGAAGCAGAAGTCCTGGCTGTCCGACCAGTCGTTCGCGAAGAAGTTCGGTTTCGAGGCGGTGGACGCCACCGATGACGGCTACGAGCTGCTCGCGCTGTCGTTCGACGGCACGGTGCCGTCGTTCACGCCGCGCGCCAAGGCCCAGGCGATCGAGCGCGACGAGCTGACGATATACTATGATTTCCAATGCCCGTATGTGCCCGGGCATATCGCCGCAGTGCAGCGGTACTGCGAAGAGAACGAGGTTCCCCTGACGCTGATCCCGGTGGATTCGCTGCAAGCAGCGAAGGATCTGCCCTGCGTGTTCAACAATTGGGCCGTGTTCTACCAAGGGAAGTTCGAGACGGTGAACCTGCTGGATGCTGCGTATCTGAAGAGGATCCTCAAGAAGTAA
- a CDS encoding FAD-binding protein — MGTTSKHSWSRRDFLKGAAAGTMSVAALGALGGCSPQQSASTASAAAADAGEAGTYDVMQELSTFNRGQNASAKAPTTPEEYIALKGDGVLSAGGGCEQLGIKPADFMLNKPAWLGDAPEVSDVADTEECDVLVIGAGNAGTVAALRCQEEGANVFLAEMQTYDEYDEYACDMACYNSKLFLDKGTPEIDTTEVFNEYMRLSRGHAHQKIVRDYATRSGEMLDWMVGHIPTEYVDKYAKTSNYKGNENFSGECCGQKSWPAMTQWRDEESNINMWPFVIRSVHAAFEDAGGTIKWGYQGVVLVQDGDAVTGAIFQDVDGAYHQINAKATIVAAGDFGGNPDMRLDLSDQMRNLAWSFGSDRTDATAIGGMGRDGSGIRMCMWAGGTMEGGPRAGQAAGINGVPGFAFGGAWPCFGNDGKRFMNETMVKHGSNGYLDMLPAGQLLVNVTDANWEEYLSHQGYGHETMDRSSDYMVEEVRENMANYKTGKDGFDVRAFARFGKEYSTVYAADTLEELAEIVGYTGEAKDNFLAEVARYNELCEKGHDDDWGCDPQNLFPIKDAPFFASFGTTGGNPSGGLCQHAAICTDGRYQVLTGAKEPIVGLYAAGNTCGQRYGIQYATPTAGNSCASALTSGYCAAESVIEDVKA, encoded by the coding sequence ATGGGAACCACCTCGAAGCACAGCTGGTCGCGTCGCGATTTCTTGAAGGGGGCGGCCGCCGGCACGATGAGCGTCGCCGCGCTGGGCGCGCTGGGCGGATGCTCGCCGCAGCAGTCGGCATCCACCGCCTCGGCAGCGGCGGCCGATGCCGGTGAAGCCGGCACGTACGACGTGATGCAGGAGCTGTCGACGTTCAACCGCGGTCAGAACGCCAGCGCGAAAGCGCCGACCACGCCCGAAGAATACATTGCCCTCAAGGGCGACGGCGTGCTGTCCGCTGGCGGCGGTTGCGAGCAGCTGGGCATTAAGCCAGCCGACTTCATGCTGAACAAGCCGGCGTGGTTGGGCGACGCTCCCGAGGTCAGCGACGTCGCCGACACCGAGGAGTGCGACGTGCTGGTCATCGGCGCGGGCAACGCGGGCACCGTGGCAGCGCTGCGCTGCCAGGAGGAGGGTGCGAACGTCTTCCTCGCCGAGATGCAGACGTACGACGAGTACGACGAATATGCCTGCGACATGGCCTGTTACAACTCGAAACTGTTCTTGGACAAGGGCACGCCCGAGATCGATACGACCGAGGTGTTCAACGAGTACATGCGCCTATCGCGCGGCCATGCGCACCAGAAGATCGTGCGCGACTACGCCACGCGTTCGGGCGAGATGCTCGACTGGATGGTGGGGCACATTCCCACCGAGTACGTGGACAAGTACGCCAAAACCTCGAACTACAAGGGCAACGAAAACTTCAGCGGCGAGTGCTGCGGTCAGAAGTCGTGGCCTGCGATGACCCAGTGGCGCGATGAGGAGTCGAACATCAACATGTGGCCGTTCGTCATTCGCTCGGTCCATGCGGCATTCGAGGATGCCGGCGGCACTATCAAGTGGGGCTACCAGGGCGTGGTGCTCGTGCAGGACGGCGATGCGGTGACTGGTGCCATCTTCCAGGACGTCGATGGCGCGTACCACCAGATCAACGCGAAGGCGACCATCGTGGCGGCCGGCGATTTCGGCGGCAACCCCGACATGCGTCTCGACCTGTCCGACCAGATGCGCAACCTGGCTTGGTCGTTCGGCAGCGACCGTACCGACGCTACCGCCATCGGCGGCATGGGCCGCGACGGCTCCGGAATCCGCATGTGCATGTGGGCCGGCGGCACGATGGAAGGCGGTCCCCGCGCCGGTCAAGCCGCGGGCATCAACGGCGTGCCGGGCTTCGCGTTCGGCGGTGCGTGGCCGTGCTTCGGCAACGATGGCAAGCGTTTCATGAACGAGACCATGGTGAAGCACGGCTCCAACGGCTACCTCGACATGCTTCCCGCGGGTCAGCTGTTGGTGAACGTGACGGATGCCAACTGGGAGGAATACCTGTCCCACCAGGGGTACGGTCACGAGACGATGGACCGCAGCTCGGACTACATGGTAGAAGAAGTGCGCGAGAACATGGCGAACTACAAAACCGGCAAGGACGGTTTCGACGTGCGTGCTTTCGCCCGTTTCGGCAAAGAGTACTCCACGGTATACGCGGCAGACACGCTCGAGGAGCTGGCCGAGATCGTCGGCTACACCGGAGAGGCCAAGGATAACTTCCTCGCCGAGGTGGCCCGTTACAACGAGCTGTGCGAGAAGGGGCACGACGACGATTGGGGCTGCGACCCGCAGAACCTGTTCCCCATCAAGGACGCGCCGTTCTTCGCCTCGTTCGGCACGACGGGCGGCAACCCCTCCGGCGGCCTGTGCCAGCACGCGGCCATCTGCACTGACGGGCGCTACCAGGTGCTCACCGGTGCGAAGGAGCCCATCGTGGGCCTGTACGCTGCGGGCAACACGTGCGGCCAGCGTTACGGCATCCAGTACGCCACGCCCACGGCCGGCAACAGCTGCGCCTCGGCGCTCACCTCGGGCTATTGCGCTGCGGAAAGCGTGATCGAAGACGTGAAGGCGTAG
- a CDS encoding helix-turn-helix domain-containing protein — protein sequence MKREGATTYTLQNKGGISSSTIRRIKAGDSISTNSIDALCAILKCKVEEVIEYQPD from the coding sequence ATGAAACGCGAAGGAGCGACTACGTACACGCTCCAGAACAAGGGCGGCATCAGCAGCTCGACCATCAGGCGCATCAAGGCCGGCGATTCCATCTCCACCAACTCGATCGATGCCCTATGCGCCATCCTCAAGTGCAAAGTGGAAGAAGTTATCGAGTACCAGCCTGATTAG
- a CDS encoding DUF6179 domain-containing protein has protein sequence MLAKQVALFTMGESTSIPEYDAHRLLESVCFVLGVDADDPDEAAMLDVLEQGAEEVFARNLHRIEEQTAQVEGLWKDVCLSMPLLESVALRDTLESLRDFGARYEPRFFAHEVPADIDYPLCRPMPEAMQGVAYVTGYLERLLAECRFLRRCDLGRCQAVLRRVHPAYGELIVNLFEPVATNAVGCALAGVDVCGLCVGEGGRACIGRLLADRSAAERRELLVGAADRACDALGLRGSDEEAARELVRWAAADLVPRLDNALRHGSLDGVFVL, from the coding sequence GTGCTGGCCAAGCAGGTGGCGTTGTTCACGATGGGCGAGAGCACGTCCATTCCCGAGTACGACGCGCATCGCTTGTTGGAATCGGTGTGCTTCGTGCTGGGCGTGGACGCCGACGATCCCGACGAGGCGGCGATGCTCGACGTGCTCGAACAGGGTGCCGAGGAGGTGTTCGCGCGCAACCTGCATCGCATCGAAGAGCAGACGGCTCAGGTGGAAGGCCTGTGGAAGGACGTGTGTCTCAGCATGCCGCTGCTGGAGAGCGTCGCACTGCGGGATACGCTGGAAAGCCTGCGCGACTTCGGGGCGCGCTACGAGCCGCGATTCTTCGCGCACGAGGTTCCGGCCGACATCGACTATCCGCTCTGCCGTCCCATGCCGGAGGCGATGCAGGGCGTGGCGTACGTGACGGGGTACCTCGAACGGCTGCTGGCGGAATGCCGCTTCCTGCGGCGGTGCGATCTGGGGCGCTGCCAGGCGGTGCTGAGGCGCGTGCATCCGGCGTACGGCGAGCTCATCGTGAATCTGTTCGAGCCGGTGGCGACGAATGCGGTGGGCTGCGCGCTCGCGGGCGTCGACGTGTGCGGTCTATGCGTTGGCGAAGGAGGTCGCGCGTGCATTGGCCGACTGCTGGCGGATCGCTCGGCAGCCGAGCGCAGGGAGCTGCTTGTTGGGGCGGCGGACCGGGCGTGCGACGCGCTGGGCCTGCGCGGCTCCGATGAGGAAGCGGCGCGGGAGCTTGTGCGCTGGGCCGCGGCCGACCTCGTGCCGCGTCTCGACAACGCGTTGAGGCACGGCTCGCTCGACGGGGTGTTCGTCTTGTAG
- the ccmI gene encoding c-type cytochrome biogenesis protein CcmI yields MGVPEMLIGFMAFVVAILPIALLVTIIVLLVKRTHASSQPQSQPLDEGQRASAFAYQRLSQLDDLRKRGAITDEEYASKKQELMRDL; encoded by the coding sequence ATGGGGGTTCCTGAAATGCTCATCGGATTCATGGCGTTCGTCGTGGCGATTCTGCCCATCGCGCTGTTGGTGACCATCATCGTGCTGCTGGTGAAGCGCACGCACGCCTCGTCGCAGCCTCAGTCCCAACCGCTCGACGAGGGCCAGCGTGCGAGCGCGTTCGCGTACCAGCGTCTCTCTCAACTTGACGACCTGCGCAAACGAGGCGCCATCACCGACGAGGAGTACGCTTCGAAGAAGCAGGAGCTCATGCGCGACTTGTAA
- a CDS encoding Mbeg1-like protein → MNILDYLGNEFASFEEKPFNPIDSATLSQFCMVRAEGIVPPLRERKAFRTFGTVVKNLLSPSGRPARFTDALRAERYEHMFSGLIPGRVKENMLALAASPRFRSMVIRDYLSLFDVERQTQFAAMTFVYKKEFAYVGFRGTDTSITGWRENFNMAYTAPVPAQEQAARYLEAVAPHLPRRLFVGGHSKGANLALYAALHAPAPVQERIERVYTHDGPGFKAGAFSLDDWQKLDGRIHRTVPQDSIIGMLMESHTQPRVVHSTERGLMQHSPFSWEINGDDFAYLDDLTDNAKFTDALLTEWLARYSDDEAAAIVDALFKAIEASGAQNATEIFFGGAKTVTLLSEAAKNIDGAARDTLVGALGSLAELATHHVTQGIFGMFAPKPKERS, encoded by the coding sequence ATGAACATCCTCGATTACCTCGGTAACGAGTTCGCCTCGTTCGAGGAAAAACCGTTCAACCCGATCGATTCGGCGACGCTTTCACAGTTCTGCATGGTTCGTGCCGAGGGCATCGTACCGCCGCTGCGCGAGCGGAAGGCGTTCAGGACGTTCGGAACCGTCGTGAAGAACCTGCTGTCCCCTTCGGGACGCCCCGCCCGCTTCACCGACGCGCTGCGAGCCGAGCGGTACGAGCACATGTTCTCAGGCCTCATTCCCGGTCGCGTGAAAGAGAACATGCTCGCCCTCGCAGCCAGTCCTCGATTCCGTAGCATGGTCATCCGCGACTACCTCAGCCTGTTCGACGTCGAGCGGCAGACGCAGTTCGCCGCCATGACGTTCGTGTACAAAAAGGAGTTCGCCTACGTGGGATTCCGCGGCACCGACACGTCCATCACCGGCTGGCGCGAGAACTTCAACATGGCCTACACCGCGCCCGTCCCCGCGCAAGAGCAAGCCGCACGATACCTTGAAGCCGTCGCCCCGCACCTGCCGCGACGCTTGTTCGTGGGCGGCCATTCGAAGGGCGCCAACCTCGCGCTGTACGCCGCGCTGCACGCGCCCGCCCCTGTGCAGGAGCGCATCGAGCGCGTCTACACGCACGACGGCCCCGGCTTCAAGGCGGGCGCGTTCTCACTTGACGACTGGCAGAAGCTGGACGGACGCATCCATCGCACCGTGCCGCAAGATTCCATCATCGGGATGCTCATGGAGTCGCACACGCAGCCGCGCGTCGTGCACAGCACCGAGCGAGGCCTCATGCAGCACAGCCCGTTCTCCTGGGAGATCAACGGCGACGACTTCGCCTACCTCGACGACCTTACCGACAACGCGAAGTTCACCGACGCCTTGCTCACCGAGTGGCTGGCGCGTTATTCCGACGATGAGGCCGCGGCAATCGTCGATGCGCTGTTCAAAGCGATTGAGGCATCGGGGGCTCAAAACGCCACCGAAATCTTCTTCGGCGGAGCCAAAACGGTGACCCTGCTCAGCGAGGCCGCGAAGAACATCGACGGCGCGGCGCGCGACACGCTCGTCGGCGCCCTCGGCTCGCTCGCCGAGCTGGCCACCCATCACGTTACCCAGGGTATCTTCGGCATGTTCGCGCCCAAGCCGAAGGAGCGCTCCTAA